A genome region from Gossypium hirsutum isolate 1008001.06 chromosome A04, Gossypium_hirsutum_v2.1, whole genome shotgun sequence includes the following:
- the LOC107949349 gene encoding serine carboxypeptidase-like 44 has product MEFRGVIFISFLFFQLGVNSNAFPMNDLISKLPGQPDVNFRQFVGYIDVDENVVGRSLFYYFVEAEKDPLTQPLTVWLTGGPGCSSVGDAFGSVGPFIVTKDAHDLQKNLFSWNKVSNLLFIDSPIGSEWSYSNTSSDYNNGDDITNKILLTFMQKWYEKYPVFKSKDLYLARSSFAGHFAPNLANALLDDNKQSKQSKFNLKGLILGNPMLRKKLDDVAKIDFFFSREMINSSLYNEIKKECNAIDEYNYFSSIKTTWSAKCKNLVFEADLAAFKTDAHNYSPQKLFDVFRPPCAETEQDLNLGKQVPIVSTEVDMCHPLRVQFYFNLPEVQKAFHGNQTNLPYRWKGCFTANFKYNEADKDLDMLPALKNPLQKSVPITIFSGDQDGIIPIDRTLQHLEKLAEELNIKLTKEETWSFGTKEGGLKYEFGDLLRFLTVKGGNHHVTSSRPSQAFSIFSNFTINWMH; this is encoded by the exons ATGGAATTTCGGGGAGTAATCtttattagttttcttttttttcaacttgGAGTTAATTCCAATGCCTTCCCAATGAATGATTTGATAAGCAAATTGCCAGGACAACCAGATGTTAATTTCAGACAATTTGTTGGATATATTGATGTGGACGAAAATGTCGTTGGTCGAAgtcttttttactattttgttgaAGCTGAGAAAGATCCCCTAACTCAACCCCTCACTGTTTGGTTAACTGGAG GACCAGGGTGTTCTTCCGTTGGAGATGCCTTTGGAAGTGTTGGACCTTTTATTGTTACGAAAGATGCTCATGATctccaaaaaaatttattttcttggaaCAAAG TGTCAAATCTATTGTTTATCGACTCCCCTATTGGATCTGAATGGTCATATTCAAACACAAGTAGTGATTATAACAACGGAGATGATATCACTA ATAAAATATTGCTTACATTTATGCAAAAATGGTATGAAAAATATCCAGTCTTCAAGTCGAAAGATCTATATCTAGCAAGATCAAGTTTTGCAG GACACTTCGCACCAAATCTTGCTAATGCCTTACTCGACGACAACAAGCAATCCAAGCAATCCAAATTTAACCTCAAAGGATTGATT CTGGGAAACCCAATGCTTCGTAAAAAGCTAGATGATGTTGCaaaaattgatttctttttctctcgggAGATGATAAATAGCTCGTTGTATAACGAAATCAAGAAAGAATgcaatgccattgatgaatataattACTTTTCTAGCATCAAAACCACTTGGAGCGCAAAATGCAAAAACCTTGTATTTGAGGCTGATTTGGCTGCTTTCAAGACCGATGCTCATAATTACTCCCCACAGAAGCTATTTGATGTCTTTCGTCCTCCTTGTGCTGAAACTGAGCAAGATTTGAACTTAGGAAAAcag GTTCCTATAGTTAGCACAGAAGTAGACATGTGTCATCCATTAAGGGTGCAATTTTACTTTAATCTCCCGGAAGTTCAAAAAGCTTTCCATGGGAATCAAACAAACTTGCCATATAGATGGAAGGGTTGTTTCAC AGCTAATTTTAAATACAACGAAGCTGATAAGGACCTTGACATGCTTCCTGCGCTTAAAAACCCTCTTCAAAAATCCGTTCCTATTACTATATTCAG TGGAGATCAAGATGGTATAATACCGATAGACCGAACCTTACAACATTTGGAAAAGTTGGCTGAGGAGTTAAACATCAAGTTAACAAAAGAGGAAACATGGAGTTTTGGAACAAAG GAAGGAGGGTTGAAGTATGAATTTGGAGATTTACTAAGATTCTTGACGGTGAAGGGAGGTAATCATCATGTTACATCTTCTCGACCATCACAAGctttttctattttctcaaatttcacaATTAATTGGATGCATTGA
- the LOC107948790 gene encoding ubiquitin-conjugating enzyme E2 36, with amino-acid sequence MANTNLPRRIIKETQRLLSEPAPGISASPSEDNMRYFNVMILGPTQSPYEGGVFKLELFLPEEYPMTAPKVRFLTKIYHPNIDKLGRICLDILKDKWSPALQIRTVLLSIQALLSAPNPDDPLSENIAKHWKMNEAEAVETAKEWTRLYASGA; translated from the exons ATGGCCAATACTAATCTCCCTCGAAGAATAATTAAG GAAACTCAGCGTCTCCTCAGTGAACCAG CACCTGGAATTAGTGCTTCGCCATCAGAGGATAACATGCGATATTTCAATGTGATGATCCTTGGTCCCACACAGTCTCCATATGAAG GAGGGGTTTTCAAGTTGGAACTATTTTTGCCTGAAGAATATCCCATGACTGCTCCCAAG GTTCGGTTTCTTACAAAGATATATCATCCGAACATTGATAAG CTTGGAAGAATATGCCTTGATATTCTCAAAGACAAATGGAGTCCTGCTCTCCAAATCCGAACTGTACTTTTGAG CATTCAAGCACTCTTGAGTGCTCCAAATCCCGATGATCCACTCTCCGAGAACATTGCTAAACACTGGAAAATGAATGAGGCTGAAGCTGTCGAGACAG CGAAGGAATGGACCCGTTTATACGCAAGTGGAGCATGA
- the LOC107948789 gene encoding probable beta-1,3-galactosyltransferase 14 — protein sequence MPSSPKFFHARTSPPATPHTRSTLLIFASLLTFAIVSFLFALSSFLSSGGSGYRCRNSDPRSVRVIWDKTGHGNNGLSAAGDDDGTKRHKIMGFVGIQTGFGSTGRRQSLRKTWMPSDRQGLQRLEEATGLAFRFVIGRTNDKSKMAELKKEVAEYDDFLLLDIEEEYSKLPYKTLAFFKAAYALFDSEFYVKADDDIYLRPDRLSLLLVKERSHSQTYLGCMKKGPVFTDPKLKWYEPLSFLLGKEYFLHAYGPIYALSADVVASLVALRNNSFRMFSNEDVTIGAWMLAMNVNHEDNRALCEPECTQSSVAVWDIPKCSGLCNPEKKMLELHQIDACSKSPTLPSDDD from the exons ATGCCATCCTCTCCCAAGTTCTTCCACGCGCGCACTTCGCCGCCGGCAACACCTCACACCAGATCTACTCTCCTCATCTTCGCCTCCCTCCTCACCTTCGCCATTGTCTCTTTCCTCTTTGCCCTCTCTTCTTTCCTTTCCTCCGGTGGATCCGGTTACCGTTGCCGGAACTCCGACCCTAGATCCGTCCGTGTCATTTGGGACAAAACTGGTCATGGCAACAACGGTCTTTCCGCTGCTGGTGATGATGATGGGACTAAGAGGCATAAAATAATGGGCTTCGTTGGGATCCAAACCGGGTTTGGCTCCACTGGTCGGAGACAGTCTTTGAGAAAGACGTGGATGCCTTCTGATCGTCAAGGCCTTCAACG attggAAGAAGCAACTGGATTAGCTTTTAGGTTTGTAATTGGTAGAACAAATGATAAATCAAAGATGGCAGAGCTGAAAAAAGAAGTAGCAGAATATGATGATTTCCTTTTGTTAGATATTGAGGAGGAGTACAGTAAGCTCCCGTACAAAAC GTTAGCATTTTTTAAAGCCGCGTATGCACTCTTTGATTCAGAGTTTTACGTCAAAGCTGATGATGATATATATTTGAGGCCAG ATCGGCTATCACTTTTACTAGTAAAAGAACGTTCTCACTCTCAGACTTACCTTGGTTGCATGAAAAAGGGTCCGGTATTCACCGATCCTAAGCTAAAATG GTATGAGCCATTATCCTTTCTCCTAGGCAAGGAGTACTTTCTTCACGCCTACGGTCCAATATATGCTCTTTCAGCTGATGTTGTTGCAAGTTTGGTTGCTCTAAGAAACAACAG TTTTCGGATGTTCAGTAATGAGGATGTGACCATTGGTGCATGGATGCTTGCAATGAATGTCAACCATGAGGATAATCGAGCATTATGTGAGCCAGAGTGTACGCAATCATCTGTTGCTGTCTGGGATATCCCCAAATGTTCAG GGCTATGCAATCCGGAGAAAAAAATGTTGGAACTTCATCAGATAGATGCCTGCTCTAAAAGTCCAACTTTGCCATCGGACGATGATTAG